One Centroberyx gerrardi isolate f3 chromosome 6, fCenGer3.hap1.cur.20231027, whole genome shotgun sequence genomic region harbors:
- the picalmb gene encoding phosphatidylinositol binding clathrin assembly protein b isoform X8, translated as MSGQSITDRITAAQHSVTGSAVSKTVCKATTHEIMGPKKKHLDYLIHCTNEMNVNIPQLADSLFERTTNTSWVVVFKSLISTHHLMVYGNERFVQYLASRNTLFNLSNFLDKSGLQGYDMSTFIRRYSRYLNEKAVSYRQVAFDFTKVKRGVDGVMRTMNTEKLLKTIPIIQNQMDALLDFNVNANELTNGVINAAFMLLFKDSIRLFAAYNEGIINLLEKYFDMKKTQCKEGLDIYKKFLTRMTRISEFLKVAEQVGIDRGDIPDLSQAPSSLLEALEQHLASLEGKKVKDSTAASRASTLSNAVSSLASTGMSFTKVDEREKQAALEEEQARLKALKEQRLKELSKRPSFATTDTSPVSTTGGTISTAPAIDLFSTPSCSNGALKMESDLFDLQSTFQPSMQSGSTGLPVATAWAGYSTPQAPPQQSAGGLQVDFESVFGAKAAGSNSLNSDDITGGILKPTLAGSNQPSNQQPEKLVSDDLDSSLANLVGNLGIGNGTAKNDIHWSQPGEKRLTGGTNWQPKAAPTTTWNPVSMPPSVMAFPATTPTGMMGYGMPPQMGSMGMMNPPTMMYTQPVMRPPNPFGSVSSAQPSAASSPSSQSPLRAPGQDPFAQLSLKDFL; from the exons ATGTCGGGGCAGAGCATTACGGACAGGATAACTGCAGCCCAGCACAGTGTAACGGGATCTGCCGTGTCGAAAACAGTATGCAAGGCCACTACTCACGAAATAATGGGCCCGAAAAAGAAACATTTGGATT aTTTGATCCATTGCACCAATGAGATGAACGTGAACATTCCCCAACTGGCTGACTCGCTGTTTGAGAGGACCACCAACACCAGCTGGGTGGTGGTTTTCAAGTCGCTTATCTCCACACACCACCTCATGGTCTACGGCAATGAG CGTTTTGTCCAGTACTTGGCTTCAAGGAATACACTATTCAACCTCAGTAATTTTTTGGACAAAAGTGGGTTACAAg GTTACGACATGTCCACATTTATCCGGAGGTATAGTCGATACCTGAATGAGAAAGCTGTTTCATACAGACAGGTTGCCTTTGACTTCACTAAAGTTAAGCGAGG AGTGGATGGTGTGATGAGGACCATGAATACAGAGAAGCTGCTGAAGACTATCCCCATTATTCAGAACCAGATGGATGCCCTCCTCGATTTCAAT GTCAATGCCAATGAGCTGACTAATGGAGTCATCAATGCCGCCTTCATGCTCCTCTTCAAAGATTCCATCAGGCTCTTCGCTGCTTATAATGAAGGCATTATCAACCTGCTGG AGAAATACTTTGACATGAAGAAGACCCAGTGTAAAGAAGGCCTGGACATTTACAAGAAGTTCCTCACCCGAATGACCCGGATATCAGAGTTCCTCAAAGTAGCAGAG CAGGTGGGGATCGATCGAGGAGACATCCCAGACCTTTCTCAG GCTCCCAGTAGCCTCCTCGAAGCTCTGGAGCAGCACTTGGCCTCCTTAGAGGGCAAGAAAGTTAAGGACTCCACCGCAGCCAGCAG GGCCAGCACTCTGTCAAACGCAGTGTCGTCGCTGGCAAGCACAGGAATGTCTTTCACTAAAGTGGATGAGCGGGAGAAACAGGCGGCGCTCGAAGAAGAACAGGCTCGTCTCAAAGCTCTGAAG GAACAGAGGCTCAAGGAGCTCTCCAAGAGGCCCTCCTTCGCCACCACCGACACATCGCCCGTCTCCACCACCGGGGGCACCATCAGCACAGCACCAGCCATCGACCTCTTCTCCACACCCAGCTGCTCCAATGG TGCTCTGAAGATGGAGAGCGACCTGTTTGACCTGCAGTCGACTTTCCAGCCCTCCATGCAGTCCGGCTCCACAGGCCTTCCAGTGGCAACAGCCTGGGCAG GATACTCAACGCCACAGGCCCCGCCCCAGCAGTCAGCGGGGGGACTCCAGGTGGACTTTGAGTCCGTTTTTGGAGCCAAAGCCGCAGGCAGCAACAGCCTCAATTCTGATG ATATTACTGGGGGCATTCTGAAACCCACTCTGGCCGGCTCCAACCAGCcgtccaatcagcagccagagAAGCTGGTGTCAGATGACCTTGACTCCTCCCTGGCCAACCTTGTGGGCA ACCTCGGCATTGGAAACGGCACGGCGAAAAA TGACATCCACTGGAGCCAGCCTGGGGAGAAGAGGCTGACCGGCGGAACCAACTGGCAGCCCAAGGCAGCGCCGACCACGACCTGGAACcctgtttccatg CCCCCCTCAGTCATGGCCTTCCCTGCCACCACACCCACAGGCATGATGGGATATGGCATG CCTCCACAGATGGGCTCCATGGGCATGATGAACCCACCCACTATGATGTACACCCAGCCTGTGATGAGGCCACCCAACCCCTTTGGCTCTGTGTCCAGTGCTCAG CCCTCTGCAGCCTCTAGTCCTTCCAGCCAGAGTCCTCTCCGAGCCCCTGGACAGGACCCATTTGCACAGCTCTCTCTCAAGGATTTCTTGTAG
- the picalmb gene encoding phosphatidylinositol binding clathrin assembly protein b isoform X5 yields the protein MSGQSITDRITAAQHSVTGSAVSKTVCKATTHEIMGPKKKHLDYLIHCTNEMNVNIPQLADSLFERTTNTSWVVVFKSLISTHHLMVYGNERFVQYLASRNTLFNLSNFLDKSGLQGYDMSTFIRRYSRYLNEKAVSYRQVAFDFTKVKRGVDGVMRTMNTEKLLKTIPIIQNQMDALLDFNVNANELTNGVINAAFMLLFKDSIRLFAAYNEGIINLLEKYFDMKKTQCKEGLDIYKKFLTRMTRISEFLKVAEQVGIDRGDIPDLSQAPSSLLEALEQHLASLEGKKVKDSTAASRASTLSNAVSSLASTGMSFTKVDEREKQAALEEEQARLKALKEQRLKELSKRPSFATTDTSPVSTTGGTISTAPAIDLFSTPSCSNGALKMESDLFDLQSTFQPSMQSGSTGLPVATAWAGYSTPQAPPQQSAGGLQVDFESVFGAKAAGSNSLNSDVKPLCVLSDITGGILKPTLAGSNQPSNQQPEKLVSDDLDSSLANLVGNLGIGNGTAKNDIHWSQPGEKRLTGGTNWQPKAAPTTTWNPVSMPPSVMAFPATTPTGMMGYGMPPQMGSMGMMNPPTMMYTQPVMRPPNPFGSVSSAQVGAWQSDYCPEPVHHKPSAASSPSSQSPLRAPGQDPFAQLSLKDFL from the exons ATGTCGGGGCAGAGCATTACGGACAGGATAACTGCAGCCCAGCACAGTGTAACGGGATCTGCCGTGTCGAAAACAGTATGCAAGGCCACTACTCACGAAATAATGGGCCCGAAAAAGAAACATTTGGATT aTTTGATCCATTGCACCAATGAGATGAACGTGAACATTCCCCAACTGGCTGACTCGCTGTTTGAGAGGACCACCAACACCAGCTGGGTGGTGGTTTTCAAGTCGCTTATCTCCACACACCACCTCATGGTCTACGGCAATGAG CGTTTTGTCCAGTACTTGGCTTCAAGGAATACACTATTCAACCTCAGTAATTTTTTGGACAAAAGTGGGTTACAAg GTTACGACATGTCCACATTTATCCGGAGGTATAGTCGATACCTGAATGAGAAAGCTGTTTCATACAGACAGGTTGCCTTTGACTTCACTAAAGTTAAGCGAGG AGTGGATGGTGTGATGAGGACCATGAATACAGAGAAGCTGCTGAAGACTATCCCCATTATTCAGAACCAGATGGATGCCCTCCTCGATTTCAAT GTCAATGCCAATGAGCTGACTAATGGAGTCATCAATGCCGCCTTCATGCTCCTCTTCAAAGATTCCATCAGGCTCTTCGCTGCTTATAATGAAGGCATTATCAACCTGCTGG AGAAATACTTTGACATGAAGAAGACCCAGTGTAAAGAAGGCCTGGACATTTACAAGAAGTTCCTCACCCGAATGACCCGGATATCAGAGTTCCTCAAAGTAGCAGAG CAGGTGGGGATCGATCGAGGAGACATCCCAGACCTTTCTCAG GCTCCCAGTAGCCTCCTCGAAGCTCTGGAGCAGCACTTGGCCTCCTTAGAGGGCAAGAAAGTTAAGGACTCCACCGCAGCCAGCAG GGCCAGCACTCTGTCAAACGCAGTGTCGTCGCTGGCAAGCACAGGAATGTCTTTCACTAAAGTGGATGAGCGGGAGAAACAGGCGGCGCTCGAAGAAGAACAGGCTCGTCTCAAAGCTCTGAAG GAACAGAGGCTCAAGGAGCTCTCCAAGAGGCCCTCCTTCGCCACCACCGACACATCGCCCGTCTCCACCACCGGGGGCACCATCAGCACAGCACCAGCCATCGACCTCTTCTCCACACCCAGCTGCTCCAATGG TGCTCTGAAGATGGAGAGCGACCTGTTTGACCTGCAGTCGACTTTCCAGCCCTCCATGCAGTCCGGCTCCACAGGCCTTCCAGTGGCAACAGCCTGGGCAG GATACTCAACGCCACAGGCCCCGCCCCAGCAGTCAGCGGGGGGACTCCAGGTGGACTTTGAGTCCGTTTTTGGAGCCAAAGCCGCAGGCAGCAACAGCCTCAATTCTGATG TCAAACCCCTGTGTGTCTTGTCAGATATTACTGGGGGCATTCTGAAACCCACTCTGGCCGGCTCCAACCAGCcgtccaatcagcagccagagAAGCTGGTGTCAGATGACCTTGACTCCTCCCTGGCCAACCTTGTGGGCA ACCTCGGCATTGGAAACGGCACGGCGAAAAA TGACATCCACTGGAGCCAGCCTGGGGAGAAGAGGCTGACCGGCGGAACCAACTGGCAGCCCAAGGCAGCGCCGACCACGACCTGGAACcctgtttccatg CCCCCCTCAGTCATGGCCTTCCCTGCCACCACACCCACAGGCATGATGGGATATGGCATG CCTCCACAGATGGGCTCCATGGGCATGATGAACCCACCCACTATGATGTACACCCAGCCTGTGATGAGGCCACCCAACCCCTTTGGCTCTGTGTCCAGTGCTCAGGTGGGTGCATGGCAGTCTGACTACTGTCCTGAACCAGTGCACCATAAA CCCTCTGCAGCCTCTAGTCCTTCCAGCCAGAGTCCTCTCCGAGCCCCTGGACAGGACCCATTTGCACAGCTCTCTCTCAAGGATTTCTTGTAG
- the picalmb gene encoding phosphatidylinositol binding clathrin assembly protein b isoform X6, translated as MSGQSITDRITAAQHSVTGSAVSKTVCKATTHEIMGPKKKHLDYLIHCTNEMNVNIPQLADSLFERTTNTSWVVVFKSLISTHHLMVYGNERFVQYLASRNTLFNLSNFLDKSGLQGYDMSTFIRRYSRYLNEKAVSYRQVAFDFTKVKRGVDGVMRTMNTEKLLKTIPIIQNQMDALLDFNVNANELTNGVINAAFMLLFKDSIRLFAAYNEGIINLLEKYFDMKKTQCKEGLDIYKKFLTRMTRISEFLKVAEQVGIDRGDIPDLSQAPSSLLEALEQHLASLEGKKVKDSTAASRASTLSNAVSSLASTGMSFTKVDEREKQAALEEEQARLKALKEQRLKELSKRPSFATTDTSPVSTTGGTISTAPAIDLFSTPSCSNGALKMESDLFDLQSTFQPSMQSGSTGLPVATAWAGYSTPQAPPQQSAGGLQVDFESVFGAKAAGSNSLNSDDITGGILKPTLAGSNQPSNQQPEKLVSDDLDSSLANLVGNLGIGNGTAKNDIHWSQPGEKRLTGGTNWQPKAAPTTTWNPVSMPPSVMAFPATTPTGMMGYGMPPQMGSMGMMNPPTMMYTQPVMRPPNPFGSVSSAQVGAWQSDYCPEPVHHKPSAASSPSSQSPLRAPGQDPFAQLSLKDFL; from the exons ATGTCGGGGCAGAGCATTACGGACAGGATAACTGCAGCCCAGCACAGTGTAACGGGATCTGCCGTGTCGAAAACAGTATGCAAGGCCACTACTCACGAAATAATGGGCCCGAAAAAGAAACATTTGGATT aTTTGATCCATTGCACCAATGAGATGAACGTGAACATTCCCCAACTGGCTGACTCGCTGTTTGAGAGGACCACCAACACCAGCTGGGTGGTGGTTTTCAAGTCGCTTATCTCCACACACCACCTCATGGTCTACGGCAATGAG CGTTTTGTCCAGTACTTGGCTTCAAGGAATACACTATTCAACCTCAGTAATTTTTTGGACAAAAGTGGGTTACAAg GTTACGACATGTCCACATTTATCCGGAGGTATAGTCGATACCTGAATGAGAAAGCTGTTTCATACAGACAGGTTGCCTTTGACTTCACTAAAGTTAAGCGAGG AGTGGATGGTGTGATGAGGACCATGAATACAGAGAAGCTGCTGAAGACTATCCCCATTATTCAGAACCAGATGGATGCCCTCCTCGATTTCAAT GTCAATGCCAATGAGCTGACTAATGGAGTCATCAATGCCGCCTTCATGCTCCTCTTCAAAGATTCCATCAGGCTCTTCGCTGCTTATAATGAAGGCATTATCAACCTGCTGG AGAAATACTTTGACATGAAGAAGACCCAGTGTAAAGAAGGCCTGGACATTTACAAGAAGTTCCTCACCCGAATGACCCGGATATCAGAGTTCCTCAAAGTAGCAGAG CAGGTGGGGATCGATCGAGGAGACATCCCAGACCTTTCTCAG GCTCCCAGTAGCCTCCTCGAAGCTCTGGAGCAGCACTTGGCCTCCTTAGAGGGCAAGAAAGTTAAGGACTCCACCGCAGCCAGCAG GGCCAGCACTCTGTCAAACGCAGTGTCGTCGCTGGCAAGCACAGGAATGTCTTTCACTAAAGTGGATGAGCGGGAGAAACAGGCGGCGCTCGAAGAAGAACAGGCTCGTCTCAAAGCTCTGAAG GAACAGAGGCTCAAGGAGCTCTCCAAGAGGCCCTCCTTCGCCACCACCGACACATCGCCCGTCTCCACCACCGGGGGCACCATCAGCACAGCACCAGCCATCGACCTCTTCTCCACACCCAGCTGCTCCAATGG TGCTCTGAAGATGGAGAGCGACCTGTTTGACCTGCAGTCGACTTTCCAGCCCTCCATGCAGTCCGGCTCCACAGGCCTTCCAGTGGCAACAGCCTGGGCAG GATACTCAACGCCACAGGCCCCGCCCCAGCAGTCAGCGGGGGGACTCCAGGTGGACTTTGAGTCCGTTTTTGGAGCCAAAGCCGCAGGCAGCAACAGCCTCAATTCTGATG ATATTACTGGGGGCATTCTGAAACCCACTCTGGCCGGCTCCAACCAGCcgtccaatcagcagccagagAAGCTGGTGTCAGATGACCTTGACTCCTCCCTGGCCAACCTTGTGGGCA ACCTCGGCATTGGAAACGGCACGGCGAAAAA TGACATCCACTGGAGCCAGCCTGGGGAGAAGAGGCTGACCGGCGGAACCAACTGGCAGCCCAAGGCAGCGCCGACCACGACCTGGAACcctgtttccatg CCCCCCTCAGTCATGGCCTTCCCTGCCACCACACCCACAGGCATGATGGGATATGGCATG CCTCCACAGATGGGCTCCATGGGCATGATGAACCCACCCACTATGATGTACACCCAGCCTGTGATGAGGCCACCCAACCCCTTTGGCTCTGTGTCCAGTGCTCAGGTGGGTGCATGGCAGTCTGACTACTGTCCTGAACCAGTGCACCATAAA CCCTCTGCAGCCTCTAGTCCTTCCAGCCAGAGTCCTCTCCGAGCCCCTGGACAGGACCCATTTGCACAGCTCTCTCTCAAGGATTTCTTGTAG